The Collibacillus ludicampi region AGCATCGTCCATTGGCTTGATGATTTCTTCCGGTTTATATGTACCCTCCATTATTGCCGCATTATTAGCCTATGTGATACTGGACTTCCATCGACTGTTCCCAACGGTTTTTAACTTCCGCTCAAAAGATGAAAAGAACCTGCAAGATTTGGATACCGATGATCATACGAAGTAACCTCACATGCCGCTTGGACGGAGGCCGAACTATAAAAAAAGACTGCTGGTACATCCAACAGTCTCAGCATGTGGACAAAGTCCCCAAGGTTCAAGGTCTGCATGTTGCTTGTTTACTATGAAAACAAAAATCTCTCACGCCTTTTGTTTGTATCTCATGATTCCTAATCAACAGCACAATCTTGCACCCCGCCATGTCTGACTTTCAGGAAGCAATGATCCCATACAACTTTAGCAAGAAACACACACAGAAGGACATTTAAGAGTGAAGTCATAAACAGCGTAAAATTGTAGGGTGCTCCGCCATTAACGGAATTGTAGAAAATGGAGTACGTGTTTATAAATATCGTTAAACTGAATCCGGCCGATAACCATAGCAGCCTCTTGTCTTGCAGGTAGGTATACGCCAATAAAGCGAGAGCAGCCGCTGGAAACAAGTACCTTTCGTGCATGCTGGAAGAAAAGGTAAATACACCTGCAATCTGCACAAGCGCTGCAACCGAAGCGAACTTTCCGTTGCGGCCTTTTCTGTACATCCACCACGAAAAAAGGGTCACGATTACAATAAATAACATTCCCCAAGTATGATAACTGAATAGTAACAACTTCGATGTATCCTGTTTGTAGTTCGCCCCAAGAAGACTGAAGAAGTTGAAAGCATTGACTGAAGCATACGGATACTCATTCAATGTGCGTGAATAGAGCTTGAATAGCCACATAGGATCCTGACCAAAAGAGAAGGGCGCAACGATGAGCAACGCGGTGACCCATCCGGAAACTGCCACAATAAACCATGATTTCAAACGCTTTACCCTGAACAACTCGAACATGAGCACAGGGAGATAGATAATTCCCTGAGGCTTCATCAGCACAGCTGCCGCCAAGAGAACCGTCGACCAGCCCATCCTGTTTTGCGAAAGGAGATGTATCGCAGCTACGACGATCAAAGTGAAAAAGGAATCGACCTGTCCCCAAAATGTAGAGTTGATAAAAATTGCCGGGTTAAATGTATAGAAGGCTGCAATCATTAAGCTCATCTCAAAGGAAACGTACTTACGTGCCACCTTGTAAAGCAGATAGGCGGTCGCCACATCCGCGAGAATTGAAGGAAGTTTGATAAGCAGTGTAAAGTAATGACTCATCGTGGAGACTGACGCAAGTTTTCCGACCATGTACAGGATATATATGTAAAAGGGTGGGTAATCACTGGAGCTGATCGAATAAAATCCTGTAAGATTGTTGGCTGCAGAAATGGCCCAGCTTTTGAACAAATTGATGTCAAAAGGATGCCCAGGTATCCACGGAGCAGCGGCGATCCGCAAAAATAGGCCTGCTCCAAGCAGCATCCATATCAGCGTCGACTTTTTCTTCTCTTGGATCCGCGCGTTTTTGCAGATAACCATAGAATACGCGGCGGCCGATACGCCGAAAAACAGTACGGTGTACACGGCAAGAGGCACCGCATACGGGGAAGATGATGCAGATCTGTCGAACCGGTTTCCACCAAAAGAATGCATACCGCCCTTGTTATTATCAACGTTGTTTCTCCAAGGGGAACCTGCTTTTGCGTCAAGGGTAAGATCATGTTTGGGGGACATTTCTCTTCCCGGAGAATGGTTGCCTCCATGCTGCGCAAATCTTTCTCCCGGCTTGAAAGTTTGTTGCGGTCTACTCGTGCTTATGGAGGAAGATTCGCCCCGGTAGTTCCATAGGGAATAGAAGCTTATTCCAACTGATAGGAGTAAAACGATAATCAGGGCTATTTTAAGCTTACGACCTTTTAGGATGGACATGTTCTGGACTCCCCTCTTTATACATTGGTCTCATTCAAACCAATAATAATCCGACGACCTGAATGGCTGCTTAATAATAACTGAAAGAACGCTTAATATGAGTCGATCTCCAGATGAAGTTGGTTACTCCATCGCGGAAGCATAGTATGTACAAGCGGCTTGTCTAGTCGTTGAATCTTCAAGGAGAGCCATCCGTAAGAATACAGATTTCTTCGAACTACAGACAAACTCCCTCGTTGTTGAAGCAGCCGAGGGAGTTCGCAGGTATATTTTCGGAATACAGCGAGATTACAATGGGCTTGCCAAAACATCACCATTATTTTAAATAAACCGGCACTTCTGCGCGCCGGTATCAGCGTGTAGGCAAAAGTACCGAAGATACATGGGTCTGCACGCTGGATTGTTAACGATCATGCCATCGTCGCAACGAGAATCGCTTTTTGAACATGCAAGCGGTTTTCCGCTTCGTCAAAAACAACCGAATGTGGGCCATCGATGATTTCCGCCGCGACTTCTTCGCCACGGTGCGCGGGCAGACAATGCATAAACAGGTAATCAGGTTTGGCGTGTTTGCAAAGTTCCTCATTCACTTGGTAACCCTGAAACGCTCGCAGGCGTTCCTGTTGCTCCGCTTCTTGCCCCATCGAAGCCCATACATCGGTATAAATGACGTCCGCTTGTTGTACAGCCTCGACAGGGTCTTCCGTGATGATCATTTCCGTCCCCAATTGTTTCGCCCACTCTTTGGCTTCGGCTACGATACCCGCATCACAAGTGTAACCTTTCGGACTCGCTACGCGAATGTTCAGTCCGAATTTCGGCGCAGCCATCAGCCAAGAGTGCGCCATATTGTTTCCGTCGCCGACATAAGCGACCGTTAAACCTCTTAACGTTTGCTTATGTTCATGCAATGTCAGGATATCGGCGAGCACCTGGCAAGGATGATGCAGATCGGTCAATGCGTTGATGACGGGAACCGAAGCATATTTCGCCAATTCCAAGACATCTTCGTGAGCAAACGTGCGAATCATGATGCCATCGACATAGCGGGAAAGCACTTGGGCGGTATCGGCGATCGGCTCGCCGCGGCCGATCTGCGTATCGCTTCCCGAAAGGAAAAGCGCATGACCTCCCAGTTGGTACATGCCGACTTCAAACGAAACACGTGTACGCGTGGACGCTTTCGTGAAGATCATCCCTAATGTTTTTCCTCGCAGCGGTTGATAGAGTTCTCCGGCTTTAAACTTTTTCTTTACGGTCATCGATAAAGATAAGAGATATTCAAGTTCCTCCACCGAAAAATCTTTGAAATCGATAAAATCCCGGCCCTTTAAGCGTTGAATCTGCCAATCATTGATCACAGGCATCGCTTTCGGCATATGTCTCCCTCCGTCATCCAATTTGGAAATCTTTAACCGACAAACGCGTGCGGGGTTGCCTCCCGTTTCGCTTCCCATGCCAGGAGAAACGCCCCCGCCGTATCCAACGATGTTAAACAAGGAATGCGCATTTCCACCGAGAAACGGCGAATCATGAAACCGATACGGTCAGGATCTTGACCGCGAGTCGGAATATTCAATACGAAGCGGATCGCACCCGATTTCAGCAAACTTTCTATCTTATCCCGATCCTTTTCGATCGGTACCACGTTCATGACATTTGCGTTCCGCAACGCTTCGGCTGTATTGGGGGTCGCGTACAACGTAATACCGAGATCGGCAAACCGCTTGAGCAGCGGTAACGCTTCTTCTTTCTCGCGATCGGCGATCGCACAGAGGATTCCGCCGTTTGCAAGTGTTATACCTGCTCCCTCGAATGCGTTCCGCAAAGCCGCAGGATAATCGTCTCCAATCCCCAGCACTTCCCCTGTCGACTTCATTTCCGGTCCGAGATGAATATCGAAACCGGTGATTTTGGCGAAGGAAAAGACGGGCGCTTTTACGACGACGAAGGGGCGATTCGCCGCCAGTCCTGTTCCGTATGGCAGATCAGCCAACGATTTGCCGCACTGCACCTGGATGGACAAGTCCACCATAGGAATCCCCGTTACTTTCGAAATGATCGGTACGGTCCGCGAAGCACGCGGGTTCACTTCCAATACGTAAATATTCCCCTGATAAATCACAAACTGGATATTGACCAAGCCGATGACCGGCAGATGTTTGGCGATACGTTCCGTATAGTCGACCAAAGTGGCGATCTCTTCTTCGCTTAAGCTTTGCGGCGGATAGACAGCCATCGAATCTCCCGAATGCACCCCCGCCCGTTCGATATGCTCGAAAATTCCGGGAATCAAGACGTGTTTTCCGTCGCTGACCGCATCAACTTCCACTTCTTTGCCGCAAAGGTACTGGTCGATCAACACCGGTTGATCCGGGTTGACATTCGCAGCCAGGCTCATGTATTCGACCAGTTCCCGCTCATTGTGCACGACCGCCATCGCGCGGCCTCCGATCACATAGGAAGGACGGACAATCACAGGATAGCCCAGCTGTTCCGCGACACGAACCGCACCCGGGACATCAAACGCAGTACCGCCTTCCGATTGCGGGATCCCCTGTTTCAACAGGAAATCGCGGAACGCTTCCCTATTCTCCGCGCGGTCGATCGCTGCAAGCGATGTCCCCGCTATGGGAACTCCATATTCGGCCAAAGGTCCTGCCAGATTGATTGCCGTCTGGCCGCCAAATTGCACGAATACTTGTTCAACACCCTCTTTTTCAATGACGTCGAGAACGTTTTCTACTGTTAAAGGTTCGAAATATAAGCGATCGGCTGTGTCAAAATCGGTAGAAACCGTTTCCGGGTTGTTATTCATGATAATCGTTTCGTATCCTTGTTTCTTCAATGCCCAGATCGCATGAACCGAACAGTAATCGAACTCGATCCCCTGGCCGATGCGGATCGGACCGGAACCTAACACCATTGCTTTCTTACCGTTAGTGGCAGGCACTTCGTCGGAACCGCTGTATGTGGAATAATAGTAGGGCGTTGCGGATTCAAACTCGGCGGCGCATGTATCGACGAGCAAGTATGCAGGACGGATCCCGTTTCTTTCGCGCCACTCCCGAATCGTCCGCTCATCTGAACCAACCAGCTTGGCAATGCGCGAATCAGAGAAACCGAGCTGTTTTGCGCGCAACATCATTTCCGGTGTGAGAGCGGACAGTCCGATTTTTGACAGTTCCTGTTCCGTGTGAATGAGATCGGCAATTTTTCGAAGGAAGAAGCGATCGATCCCCGTCCGTTCTGACGCTTCTTCCACTGTCATTCCGCGACGGAACGCTTCAGCCAGATAGAACATCCGTCTGTCATCCGGTTCGCCTGCAAGATAGTTGTAAATCTCATCGGTGGACAGTTGTTTCAACGCTTTCCACTCCAAACCGTCCGCACCGATCTCCAGCGAACGCAACGCTTTTTGTAATGCAGCTTCAAACGTGCGTTCCAAAGCCATGACTTCACCCGTCGCTTTCATCTGCGTTCCCAATGTGCGATCGGCGGTGGAAAACTTGTCAAACGGCCAACGCGGCACTTTTACCACCACATAATCGAGCGCCGGTTCAAAAGACGCATACGTTTTTCCTGTTACAGGGTTGATGATTTGATCAAGATGATGCCCCACGGCGATCTTGGCGGCGATTTTGGCGATCGGATAGCCGGTCGCCTTCGAAGCGAGGGCGGAGGAACGGGATACGCGCGGATTGACTTCGATCACGTAATATTGTTTGGATGTTGGATGCAAAGCGAATTGCACGTTGCACCCGCCTTCGATCTTCAGTTCACGAATGATATCACATGCGGCGGTCCGCAGCATTTGATATTCTTGGTCCGTCAATGTTTGAGAAGGTGCCACCACGATGCTGTCGCCCGTGTGCACGCCTACAGGGTCGATATTCTCCATATTACAGATGGTAATGCATGTATCATTGGCATCACGCATCACCTCATATTCGATCTCTTTCCAACCGCGGATGCTCTTTTCCACAAGAATCTGCCCGATGGGCGATTGTTTCAATCCTCTCGTGGCAATCGCGAGAAATTGCTCCATCGTTTCCGCAATGCCGCCGCCCGTTCCGCCAAGCGTATATGCGGGACGGATGATGACCGGTAGGCCGATTTGTTTTACAAACTCCAATCCTTCTTCCAGCGTCTCGACGACGAGACTCTCCGGAATCGGCTGTCCGATCGACTGCATCATTTCCTTAAAAAGCTGGCGATCTTCCGCACGTTTAATCGATTCGAGCGGGGTTCCCAGAATCGAAACCCCGAATTTTTCAAGCACACCGCTTTCCGACAGTTGTACCGCCAGGTTGAGTGCAGTCTGCCCGCCTAAGGTTGCCAACAGTCCTTGTGGACGTTCCTTCTCGATGATGCGGCTGATCACATCGACGGTGAGGGGTTCCATATAGACGACATCCGCAATATCCTGATCGGTCATGATCGTCGCCGGGTTGGAATTGACCAGGATGACGCGGTATCCTTCTTCCCTCAAGGCTTTGCACGCTTGCGTCCCCGCGTAATCGAACTCGGCCGCTTGCCCGATAATGATGGGACCTGAACCGATCACAAGAATGGTGCTGAGATTAGGTTGCGTAGACAAGGCTTTGTTCCCTCCGTTCCGACATGAGCTGCATAAAGGATTTGAACAGGTATTCCGAATCTTTGGGTCCCGGGCACGCTTCCGGATGATACTGTACCGAAAATGCGGGCAATGTCTTATGGCGAATCCCTTCGATCGTCCCATCGTTCACATTGACATGTGTAACGGAGAGAACGTCCGGCAAATCTTCCGTTAAAACGGCGTACCCGTGATTTTGCGATGTGATCCACACTTTTCCGGTGGTGAGGTCTTTCACCGGGTGATTCGATCCACGATGACCGAAGCGCATCTTTCCTGTTTTCGCGCCGAATGCGAGCGACAACAACTGGTGTCCTAAACAAATTCCGAAGACAGGATAATGCTCAGCCAGTTTGCGAATGGTCGGCAAAACATCAACACATGACATCGGATCCCCAGGTCCGTTGGTCAACATGATTCCGTCAGGCTGCAAGGATTGAATCGTTTCAAAAGAGGTGCGCGCCGGTACGACAGTCACTTTGCAACCCAAGCGCACCAGGGAGTTTTTGATATTTTCCTTTCCGCCAAAATCGACAACGACCACATGGTACATTCCTGCTGAAGAGGCTGCATACATATTCGGCGTTGTCACCCGCGCCACTTGATCGGTTGGCAAGTCAGGAAATTCCAACGAATCAAACGATTCTATCTCTGTGACACCAGGAAGAATCCATCCTTTCATCGTACCCTGTGCGCGAATTTCACGCACGAGCGCGCGTGTATCGACACCGCAGAGCCCGATGATCCGATTCGCTTTCAAATAGGCGTCGAGCGTCTGTTTCGATTGGTAATGATTCGGTGAATGGCACGCTTCTGCCGTGATAAATCCCGTGAGCCATGGACGGTGTGACTCAAAATCGTCCGGGTTGATTCCATAATTCCCGATCAGCGGATACGTCATCACGACGATCTGTCCCATATATGAGGGGTCTGTCAGGATTTCCTGATACCCGGTCATTCCTGTGTGAAAGACCACCTCTCCGTACCCGCGGTCACAATGACCGATCATGTCTCCCGTAAATATGCGTTTGTTCTCGAGGATCAAGCATCCTTTCACCAGAACCCCTCCTCTATAAAATGAAGTTCCCGAAGAACCTTTTGATCGTATTCGTTGTGAATTATTATACGTTCGAGTGAATATTTTTTCAACCCTTGATTTTGCACCATCTTCCTGCAAGAGGAATAAGATATAGCAACTTCACGATTCCGTCCTTCATCACCCGTATGGAGGTGTATAGACAATGATGAAGGGCGATCATATAGATCGTGGTCTTTAAAGGCCTTTCCCCATTAGCCCCCGCGGGGCTTTTATTTTTGTAGTCATCCAAATAAGAAAAGATAAAAACTTACTTGACAAGTAGGCTTACTCGGAAATATACTGAGTTAAAAATTCCTCCAAAAAGTCAGAACATTGTCCGATAGGGGTGACAATCATGTCGCAAACAAATGTTCATTGGATCAACGATCCCCGCATCGAAACCATTTTGAAAGCTTTAGAAGGACTGGAATACGGATCGTTGCAAATCACTGTTCATGAATCCCAAATTACGCAAATTGATCGCACCGAAAAGAAACGCTTTCCTCTTGAACGCATGCAACCATCGAAGCAAACATCTTTATCGCGCCGTAATCATAAGTAAAACTGATGAACTCGATAATAAATACTTATTATGAATGAGAATGGTTCCGATCGGACAACCGAAGGACCCCGTTACTTGCCGGTATGGCGAGTATTGGGGTTTTTTTTGTTTAAAAATCGTTTATAAGGGAGAGAGAAAGAATGAAGCATGGATTGGGGTCAAAACATCTTAAAGAAGGCGTGAAACGCTGGAGCTTATTCTTTTTGGCAGGAAGTCTCTTGATAGGCACTGCCGGTTGCGCAAATAGCGGTGCAACATCAAAGGAAACTTCCGCCCCATCGAGCGGGACTGTCACGTTACTGAATGTTTCGTACGATCCCAATCGGGAACTGTATGAAGACTATAATAAGGCATTTGCGGATGATTGGAAACAAAAGACTGGACAATCGGTTTCCATAAAACAATCCCATGATGGCTCAGGGAAACAATCCCGGTCGGTCATCGACGGACTGGAAGCGGACATCGTTACTTTGGCTCTTGCTGTGGTGTAATCATAAGAAAGACGATCCCTTGGCGGGATCGTCAGGTTGTTGACAATGTTGGGTCAGCAACCTTTTTATTTGCTAAAATCATATTTCGGAAAAAGTATACAGTGGTTCGCGCGCGGTTTCCAAAATTGCCTGTTGGATCATTGAAGCAGAAACCGCAGCACCAAAACCGTTATCAATGTTGACCACCGTGACACCAGACGCACAGGATGTCAGCATGGAGAGTAAAGGGGTCAGTCCGGAAAAATGCGCACCGTAACCAATACTGGTTGGAACGGCGATCACTGGCCGGCGGACGAACCCACCTACGACACTCGCCAACGCACCTTCCATACCGGCGACTACAATAATCACAGTGGCTGATTGTATGCGCTCGCGTTGTGCGAGAAGACGGTCGATACCTGCTACCCCGACATCGTAGATTCGATCCACAGGATTTCCCATCCATTCCGCGGATTTTGCTGCTTCCTCAGCAACCGGAAGATCGGCAGTCCCGGCAGAAACAACTGCTACTGTTCCTGCAAACCGCCGTTCCCAGCCCCCTGCTGTTAACAAACGTGACAGGGGATCATATATCGCTTCGGGAACTTCCTGTTGTACAAGCTCGACCATTTTTTCATTGGCTCGGGTTACCATCACCTTGCCATGCTTTGCATAAAGGCGGGAAAAAAGAATTTGCACCTGCTCAGGTGTCTTTCCCATTCCGAAAATCACTTCCGGATAACCCGTTCTGGCCTCGCGTGCATAATCCACTTTCCCGAATCCCAAGTCTTCAAAACCACGTATCTCCTGTTCTGCTTGCTCGACGGATAATTGTCCATTCCGGACGCGGGATAGTATTTCCTTAAGATTCATAAGAGGTCTCCTCCTCATGGTAGAACAAATTCTAGCTATTCCAAAGCGTAACAATTTCTTGTTTCCAGTTTCAACCGCACCAATCAAGAGCCTCCGCGTTCCTCGAGTCGTAACAGCTTCCACATTCCATAAGAACAGACCCACGAGACAACAAAAAGCAGGACTAAATAATATCCGAGCCCCCCAACGTCAAAGTTCTCTAACCAGGACAGAGAGACGTTTTTCAACCCCAGGTGAGGAATGAGTGCTTGTGTTAATTCGACAAGACCAATAAGTAACGCAGATACCACAGAAAGAGCGGTTACAACGAGATTGAAATACATTTTGCGCAAAGGATTTTGAAAAGCCCATCCATAAGCTTTGGTCATAAACACCTCGTCGGCAGTATCCATCAGACTCATACCTGCTGCAAATAAGATCGGCAGAGACAGGATACCCAATAGAGGTACACCTTTCTCGACTGCACCTGCCGATATAGCCAATAGAGCAATCTCGCTGGCGGTATCAAAACCCAAACCAAATAAAAAGCCTAACGGATACACATGCCAACTCTGGCTAATGATATGAAAGAACCGCCCGATATAACGGGACAAAAAACCGCGGGATAACAGCAATCGTTCTATTTCTTTCGCTTCATAGATTCCTCGATACATTCTCGAAAATGCCTTGCAAATATTAACCAAAATAAGCAGGTTGATTATTCCTATAAAAAGTAAAAACGATCCGGAAACCGTTGTGCCAATCAGTTCACCATATTCTTTCAAATAGGGCATTTGGGTCTGTACCCACCCCACCGTAATCGTTGTTAATAAGGTAAGTAAAAACACCACCGTGGAATGTCCTAAGGAAAAGAAGAGTCCTACTCCCGATGGTTCCTTTCTGTCTTGGATCAGCTTCCGAACCGTATTATCGATCGCTGCAATATGATCGGCATCAAATGCGTGACGAAGCCCAAGTGTATAGGCCAAAAAACCGATTCCAAACAATGCAGGGTAGTTTCTGGCGACAAGAAACAGGCTAAGTAAACCAAAGATGTGTAAACCAATAATAATCATTCCATAACCGAACAACGGATGACTTTTCATTCGAGAAAGCACGAGATCCCACCTCACCTTCCTGCTTCTTTCTATCATCAGACTTTTCGTATCCGCTCAATGCCATACTTCTTCATTTTCTTAATGACAGTAGTATGAGACACCCCAAGCGCTTGCCCTACTTTCCGAATGGAACCGTAGCGCAAAAGGGATTGAATGATGAGATCGCGTTCCATCTCATCAAAGGCATTTAAGCTCCCCCTCGAATTTGCACAGTTCGTGAAATCATCCGCTTTGTGCATTTCGTTTTGTATTTGTTTTAAGGTATTCGCGGAGGGGATTGCCGATTGGTTTTGCAAGTCGAGAAAATCATGCGGCAGATGGTTCTGAGTAATCAGTGAATCAGGTATGGTTACAACCATTCGTTCGATTAAATTGGATAATTGCCGCACATTCCCGGGCCACGGGGAGTTCTGCAGGATCTGTATAACGACAGGATGAATGATCTTTTGGGTGCCATATTTTTGATTGTATTTATTGAGAAAATACTGAATTAATGCGGGAATGTCTTCCCGTCTTTCACGCAAGGGCGGAATGTGGATCGGAACCACATACAGCCGATAATACAGATCCTCACGAAATAACCCCATCTGAATCCGCTCTTGCAAATTCCGATGTGTGGCGGCAATGATCCTGCAATTGACTTGGATCGGGTCGATACCACCAACGCGGGTAAACTCTTGTTCTTGCAAAACACGAAGGACTTTCACCTGAAGCGCAGGAGACATTTCACCAATTTCATCAAGAAAAATCACCCCTCCTTCTGCCGCTTCAAATAGTCCGATTTTTCCGGTTTTCTTCGCTCCCGTGAATGCGCCCGATTCATATCCGAATAATTCCGATTCAAGCAATTCCTCCGGGAGAGCCCCACAATTGATTTTGATAAAAGGTCCTTCTGAACGGGCACTAGACTTATGAATAAAAGAAGCGACGACCTCTTTCCCAACCCCCGATTCTCCCAAAATCAAAACTGTAGAATCAAAATTCGCTACTCGTCCCGCTAACTCCATCACTTTCCTCATCTGCGGAGAAATCGCAATAATTTCATCGGTGAGAACGCGTTTGCGCAGGGTTGAGAGCTCCGATTGGAAACGTTGGCTTTGGTACTGCACCATACTGAGCTCTTCACGCAACTTTGACAACTCCGTCATGTCCCGAATCGTTGAAA contains the following coding sequences:
- a CDS encoding glycosyltransferase 87 family protein is translated as MSILKGRKLKIALIIVLLLSVGISFYSLWNYRGESSSISTSRPQQTFKPGERFAQHGGNHSPGREMSPKHDLTLDAKAGSPWRNNVDNNKGGMHSFGGNRFDRSASSSPYAVPLAVYTVLFFGVSAAAYSMVICKNARIQEKKKSTLIWMLLGAGLFLRIAAAPWIPGHPFDINLFKSWAISAANNLTGFYSISSSDYPPFYIYILYMVGKLASVSTMSHYFTLLIKLPSILADVATAYLLYKVARKYVSFEMSLMIAAFYTFNPAIFINSTFWGQVDSFFTLIVVAAIHLLSQNRMGWSTVLLAAAVLMKPQGIIYLPVLMFELFRVKRLKSWFIVAVSGWVTALLIVAPFSFGQDPMWLFKLYSRTLNEYPYASVNAFNFFSLLGANYKQDTSKLLLFSYHTWGMLFIVIVTLFSWWMYRKGRNGKFASVAALVQIAGVFTFSSSMHERYLFPAAALALLAYTYLQDKRLLWLSAGFSLTIFINTYSIFYNSVNGGAPYNFTLFMTSLLNVLLCVFLAKVVWDHCFLKVRHGGVQDCAVD
- the argF gene encoding ornithine carbamoyltransferase; amino-acid sequence: MPKAMPVINDWQIQRLKGRDFIDFKDFSVEELEYLLSLSMTVKKKFKAGELYQPLRGKTLGMIFTKASTRTRVSFEVGMYQLGGHALFLSGSDTQIGRGEPIADTAQVLSRYVDGIMIRTFAHEDVLELAKYASVPVINALTDLHHPCQVLADILTLHEHKQTLRGLTVAYVGDGNNMAHSWLMAAPKFGLNIRVASPKGYTCDAGIVAEAKEWAKQLGTEMIITEDPVEAVQQADVIYTDVWASMGQEAEQQERLRAFQGYQVNEELCKHAKPDYLFMHCLPAHRGEEVAAEIIDGPHSVVFDEAENRLHVQKAILVATMA
- the carB gene encoding carbamoyl-phosphate synthase (glutamine-hydrolyzing) large subunit, producing MSTQPNLSTILVIGSGPIIIGQAAEFDYAGTQACKALREEGYRVILVNSNPATIMTDQDIADVVYMEPLTVDVISRIIEKERPQGLLATLGGQTALNLAVQLSESGVLEKFGVSILGTPLESIKRAEDRQLFKEMMQSIGQPIPESLVVETLEEGLEFVKQIGLPVIIRPAYTLGGTGGGIAETMEQFLAIATRGLKQSPIGQILVEKSIRGWKEIEYEVMRDANDTCITICNMENIDPVGVHTGDSIVVAPSQTLTDQEYQMLRTAACDIIRELKIEGGCNVQFALHPTSKQYYVIEVNPRVSRSSALASKATGYPIAKIAAKIAVGHHLDQIINPVTGKTYASFEPALDYVVVKVPRWPFDKFSTADRTLGTQMKATGEVMALERTFEAALQKALRSLEIGADGLEWKALKQLSTDEIYNYLAGEPDDRRMFYLAEAFRRGMTVEEASERTGIDRFFLRKIADLIHTEQELSKIGLSALTPEMMLRAKQLGFSDSRIAKLVGSDERTIREWRERNGIRPAYLLVDTCAAEFESATPYYYSTYSGSDEVPATNGKKAMVLGSGPIRIGQGIEFDYCSVHAIWALKKQGYETIIMNNNPETVSTDFDTADRLYFEPLTVENVLDVIEKEGVEQVFVQFGGQTAINLAGPLAEYGVPIAGTSLAAIDRAENREAFRDFLLKQGIPQSEGGTAFDVPGAVRVAEQLGYPVIVRPSYVIGGRAMAVVHNERELVEYMSLAANVNPDQPVLIDQYLCGKEVEVDAVSDGKHVLIPGIFEHIERAGVHSGDSMAVYPPQSLSEEEIATLVDYTERIAKHLPVIGLVNIQFVIYQGNIYVLEVNPRASRTVPIISKVTGIPMVDLSIQVQCGKSLADLPYGTGLAANRPFVVVKAPVFSFAKITGFDIHLGPEMKSTGEVLGIGDDYPAALRNAFEGAGITLANGGILCAIADREKEEALPLLKRFADLGITLYATPNTAEALRNANVMNVVPIEKDRDKIESLLKSGAIRFVLNIPTRGQDPDRIGFMIRRFSVEMRIPCLTSLDTAGAFLLAWEAKREATPHAFVG
- a CDS encoding carbamoyl phosphate synthase small subunit, producing MKGCLILENKRIFTGDMIGHCDRGYGEVVFHTGMTGYQEILTDPSYMGQIVVMTYPLIGNYGINPDDFESHRPWLTGFITAEACHSPNHYQSKQTLDAYLKANRIIGLCGVDTRALVREIRAQGTMKGWILPGVTEIESFDSLEFPDLPTDQVARVTTPNMYAASSAGMYHVVVVDFGGKENIKNSLVRLGCKVTVVPARTSFETIQSLQPDGIMLTNGPGDPMSCVDVLPTIRKLAEHYPVFGICLGHQLLSLAFGAKTGKMRFGHRGSNHPVKDLTTGKVWITSQNHGYAVLTEDLPDVLSVTHVNVNDGTIEGIRHKTLPAFSVQYHPEACPGPKDSEYLFKSFMQLMSERREQSLVYAT
- a CDS encoding YezD family protein, with the translated sequence MSQTNVHWINDPRIETILKALEGLEYGSLQITVHESQITQIDRTEKKRFPLERMQPSKQTSLSRRNHK
- the larB gene encoding nickel pincer cofactor biosynthesis protein LarB, translated to MNLKEILSRVRNGQLSVEQAEQEIRGFEDLGFGKVDYAREARTGYPEVIFGMGKTPEQVQILFSRLYAKHGKVMVTRANEKMVELVQQEVPEAIYDPLSRLLTAGGWERRFAGTVAVVSAGTADLPVAEEAAKSAEWMGNPVDRIYDVGVAGIDRLLAQRERIQSATVIIVVAGMEGALASVVGGFVRRPVIAVPTSIGYGAHFSGLTPLLSMLTSCASGVTVVNIDNGFGAAVSASMIQQAILETAREPLYTFSEI
- a CDS encoding HoxN/HupN/NixA family nickel/cobalt transporter, with amino-acid sequence MKSHPLFGYGMIIIGLHIFGLLSLFLVARNYPALFGIGFLAYTLGLRHAFDADHIAAIDNTVRKLIQDRKEPSGVGLFFSLGHSTVVFLLTLLTTITVGWVQTQMPYLKEYGELIGTTVSGSFLLFIGIINLLILVNICKAFSRMYRGIYEAKEIERLLLSRGFLSRYIGRFFHIISQSWHVYPLGFLFGLGFDTASEIALLAISAGAVEKGVPLLGILSLPILFAAGMSLMDTADEVFMTKAYGWAFQNPLRKMYFNLVVTALSVVSALLIGLVELTQALIPHLGLKNVSLSWLENFDVGGLGYYLVLLFVVSWVCSYGMWKLLRLEERGGS
- a CDS encoding sigma-54 interaction domain-containing protein, with product MLLSEVVQTPMYTVDLSVLQNESERVIERMQELSVIEIPVLNEGYWAGVFRMLPQCSSSCNDKGIWIPDAPCLCDQTEISDIHIPVGYHVIGVVNQQNQFVGVVHAADLQNMIHQMYREALERSRQLDAIIDHAYDGIFIADALGYVTRVNPSFCRLAGVPEESFVGVHLTELVRNGTFKEPSITWKALQERREVIGVQRYPTGQEHLVSAVPIINETGKVQGVVSTIRDMTELSKLREELSMVQYQSQRFQSELSTLRKRVLTDEIIAISPQMRKVMELAGRVANFDSTVLILGESGVGKEVVASFIHKSSARSEGPFIKINCGALPEELLESELFGYESGAFTGAKKTGKIGLFEAAEGGVIFLDEIGEMSPALQVKVLRVLQEQEFTRVGGIDPIQVNCRIIAATHRNLQERIQMGLFREDLYYRLYVVPIHIPPLRERREDIPALIQYFLNKYNQKYGTQKIIHPVVIQILQNSPWPGNVRQLSNLIERMVVTIPDSLITQNHLPHDFLDLQNQSAIPSANTLKQIQNEMHKADDFTNCANSRGSLNAFDEMERDLIIQSLLRYGSIRKVGQALGVSHTTVIKKMKKYGIERIRKV